TGTGACGCCTCCGCCTACGACACGCGGGACACCGTGGAGGTGGTCTATGTGGACGCGGCCTTCAAGGCGCGGCGCACGATCGTGGCCTGGCGGGGCGACCGCTTCGAATGGAGCGAGCCGTCCTACCCAGGCGTCAATGTCGAAAACGACCCCGACTACGAACTCTACGTGACCACGGTCAAGAACGGCCGCTACTGATCCCTGCGCTCCAGGCGGCAGCGCTGCTCATAGTACGCGCCGCCCCCGCCCATGTCCGTCTCCACGAACCCGATGATGCGGTTCACCCCGCCTCCCAATTTGCCCCACGGCCCACGCCGGTAGACCGCGCAGTCCGGGTGCATGGACTCATCCGCCGCGAGCTGCACCGCGAGCCGCCCAAGCTCCGTGACAAGCCAGCCCGCTCCGGGCGCGATGCCGAGGCCTTCGAGGGTGCGCGGATGCACCGTCACCACAGGCTCGCCGGTCTGCTCCTCGGGCGGGATCTGGGAATGGACGAAGCGGCGGTTGATGAGCGTCAAGAGCTGTAGGGGATAGCCACCGTCCACGGTCGTCATCGGCGGGTCCAGGCGGGGAGGCAGGCGGTAAAGCCCGTCCGCGTGTCCGAAGCGCAGGCCCTCGAAGGCCACCGGCCCGTGGGTGGAGCGGACATATCCCCGGCTGCGCAGCTCTTCGAGGCTGACGTTCAAGGTCGGAGAACCGAGCGCCTGGCGCAGGGCCTCCTCGGGCCCTGGCAAAGTCACCGGGGGAAAGAGCCGGGCCCCCAAATCGGACAAAATCCGGTAATCCGTGCGCACGCCTGCCGGCGGCTCCACGGCCTTGGCGCTCAGCTGCACGTATTCGTGCAGAAAGGAGCCGACAACATCCTCCTGTTCAAGCATCAGCGCCACGGGCAGGATCAGGTCCGCCACCTCCGCCGTATCCGTCATGAAGGCGTCGGCGACCACGACAAAATCGAGCCCGGCAAGGGCGCGGGCCACCTCGGCCGCCTCCGGGAACTGGTTGGCGGGGTTGATGCATTCGATCCAGGCCATGCGCACGGGGGGATCTGCGCGGCGGAGTTCCCGAGCCAAATCGGGCATAAGCAGAGTCCGGCCATATGCCGTCTCCCTCTTCCAGGGCAGTTCGAAGTTGGCCATGGAGCTTAAGCCATAATAGGTTCCGCCGCCGCTTCTGCCCACCTGGCCCGAGAGCATGGCCAGGGCGTTGATGAAGCGCACGTTCTGGCCGCCAAAGGAATAGCGTTGCAGACCCCAGCCCAGAAGCGTGGCCACGGGCGTGGCCCCGGCGTAATGGTCCGCCAGCAGCGCTACATCCGCAGGCGTTGCCCCGCACCACTCCAGAAGCTCTGGCCCGCACCCGGCGAGCAGCTCTTCGAAGCCGGTCAGATCACGGCACGCGACCCCCACCTCCGGCGCGATTCCCTGGCGGCGCAGCACCTCGCGCAGCACGGCCGCGGCCAGGAACCGGTCCGTTCCCGGCCTCACGCGCACGAAATGGTCCGTGAAACCCTTGGCCGTGTCCTCTCCGGGCGCGATGGTCACCACCGGCACGCCCTTCTTGCGCAGGGCGCGGACCATGGCCGCCATGTGCACCGAGCCACGCGCCAGATCGCGGCCCCAGTTGATGAGCGCCGACGTGTTCAGGATGTCCGAAATGTCGTTGGTGCGCAGGCAGCCGAAATCTTCCGTGCAGGCCGCTATCCCGGCCTCGTCGCACAACGACCCGTGCAGGCCGGAGACTCCCAGCCTGCGGAAGAAGAGGTTCGACAGCGCCTTGACCACGCCCCGGTTGCCCGAGCCGCGCACATGCAGGATGGAGCGGGGCTCGGCCCGGTACAGGGCAATCTTCTCGGCGCACAGACCCATGGCCTCGTCCCAGCTTATATCCTGCCAGACCCCGTCCACCTTGAGCCGGGGGGAACGCAGGCGATGCGGACTGCCCAGGCGTCTGCGATGCACATCGAGCTTGGGGCAGACAAAGCCGCGCGTGAAGGGGTGGTCCGGATTGCCGCGCAGGCGCAGGCCATCCACGCCGCTTTCGGCCACAAGGGAACAGGCATCGGGACAATCGAGGGTGCAGGCGGTGATGGTCATGTATTCTCCCTTAAGGGCACGCGGTATAGCGGTTCCCGGTTCGTGTTTGCCGTCTGTCGAGAGCAGTACTAATCCCGGCGTTGACGGAAGCCAAGACGGGAGGCAATGGTTCATGCATGTCAAACCTTCTTCAGCTGAGCACCCCCAGCCACGAACGGCTCGAAATCCTGGGCCGCGCCGTCAGTGAGCCACGTCACGGCACGCCCCTCTATCTGGACCGCATCTCGGCCGGTTTTCCGTCTCCGGCCGACGACTACATCGAAACGGCCCTGGACCTGAACACCTATCTGATCCGTAACCCCGCCGCCACATTCATGGTCCGGGTCAGCGGAGATTCCATGACCGGCGCGGGCATCAGCGACGGCGACGTCCTGGTCGTGGACCGCTCCGAACAGCCCGCCCACGGCAAAATCGTGGTCGCGGTGCTGGACGGGGAACTGACGGTCAAACGCCTGGTCATGAAAAACGGGCAGACCCTGCTCGCCCCGGAAAACCCCTGCTACCAGCCCATCACCGTGGGCGAAGGCCAGGACCTGCACGTCTGGGGCGTGGTCACGGGCGTGGTGCGGAAACTCTAGTATGCGCGACTTCTACCTCATGGTCGACTGCAACAATTTCTATGCGTCCTGCGAGCGGGTCTTCGACCCGAACCTGGAAGGCAAGCCCGTGGTCGTGCTCTCCAACAACGACGGCTGCGTCATCGCCCGCTCAAACGAGGCCAAGGCCCTGGGCGTCGTGATGGGCGAGCCGGCCTACAAGCGCGAGGCCTTTTTCAGCCGTAGCGGCGTGCACGTCTTCTCCTCCAACTACGCCCTCTACGGCGACATGTCCGCGCGGGTCATGCGCATCCTGGCGGGCTTCTCGGAGAAAGCGGAAGTCTATTCCATCGACGAATGTTTTCTGCTGCTGCGGGGTTTGAGCAGCGCCTCCCTGTTGCGCACGGCGAAAGAAATCCGCCGCACGGTGCAGCAATGGACCGGCATCCCGGTCTGCGTGGGGCTGGCCCGCACCAAGACCCTGGCCAAGATCGCCAACCGGCTGGCCAAAAAGGATGGCGGCGACGGCGTGCGCCTGCTGGAGGACGAGGAGGATATCGACCGGGTCCTGCAGGGCCTCGAAACGGGCGACATCTGGGGCATCGGCCGCAAAAGCGCGCGGCGTCTTGGCGACTGTGGGGTGCATACCGCGCTGGACCTGAAAGGCCGGGACGACGACTGGGTCCGCCGCCACCTGACCGTGACCGGCCTGCGCACCGTGCTGGAGCTGCGCCAAGTGCCGTGCATCGCCCTGGAGGACGCCCCGCCCCCGGCCCGCTCGCTGGTCTGCTCGCGCTCCTTCGGGACGCGCATCGAGAGTCTGGCGAGCCTGGAGGAAGCGGTCTCGGCCTACGTGCAGCGGGCCGGGGAAAAGCTGCGCCGCAAGGGCCTCGTGGCCGGAGCCGTGCAGGTCTTTCTGGAGACAAACCGTTTCCAGCCCGGGCCCCAGTACGCCGGAAGCCGCTGCCGCGCCCTGCCCGCGCCCACGGCCGACACCCTCGCGCTGCATGGCCCGGCCCTTGAAATCCTGCGGGACATCCACAAGCCGGGGTACAGATACCAGAAGGCGGGCGTGATCCTGCTGGACCTCTCCCCGGCCATGGGTCGCCAGCTCTCCTTCCTGGAGCCCCACGGGGAGGAGAAAACCAGGCGCGACAGGCTGATGCGGATCATGGACCGCATCAACACAGTCCATGGCCGGGGCACCCTGACCCTGGCCGCCTCCGGCCTTGGGAAAAAGGAATGGCACATGCGCCAGGAGCGTCGCTCCCCCAGCTACACCACATCCTGGGCCGAACTGCCCGTAGTCCGCTGAAACCGTCCACAAATCAATTCTGGACTGCGTTGCTCGCCGATTTTGAAGGGCTCATGTAGACGGCTACACTTCACCCTCCAAAATCGGGTCGCGCCTTGCCAGAATTGATTTGTGAACGGTTTCGAGATGGCTAGTTGTTATGGAATTTTCCGAACTTCAACCTGCTTCAACAAGGAACATCATGCGTTTCGGATTGTGCTGCCTCTTCGTGGCCGAAAAAATTTCCTTTCGCGCCACCACGGCCAAGGTTCTCGGCGCCATGGATCGCAAGGCGGCCCTGGCCAAGGTATCAGGCATCTGCCTGCACAACGCGGACAATCTGCTCCTGGCCGTGCGGGCGGCGCAGCGGCTCGGCATCGGAGCCTTCCGCATCACCTCGCCCCTGTTTCCGCGCATGACCCACCCCGAGGTCGGCTACGCCCTGGAAGACCTGCCCCAGGCCGAAACCATCGCCGCGCGCATGGACGCCGTCAGAACGTTCGCGCAGGAACACGACATCCGCCTGAGCTTCCACCCGGACCAGTTCGTGGTCCTGTCCTCGCCCCATGCCCACGTGGTCGAAAACTCCGTGCGCGAACTGGAATACCACGCCCTGCTGGCCGAAATGGTCGGCGCGGACGTCATCAACATCCACGGCGGCGGGGTCTATGGGGACAGGCCTGCCGCCCTGGCCCGCTTCGCCGAAACCTTCAAGCGCCTGCCCGAAAACGTGGCCGCGCGGCTCTCCGTGGAGAACGACGACGTGAGCTACACCGTGGCCGACCTGTTGCCCCTGTGCACGAAGCTTGGGCTGCCACTGGTCTACGACGCGCACCATCACCGCTGCAATCCCGATGGTCTGGGCGTTTGCGCGGCCACGGAACTCGCGGCGACGACCTGGCACGGCCGCGAACCCTACTGCCACATCTCATCCCCGCGCGAGGGATGGAATGCCAACCCCAAACCCCATGCCGACTACATCGACCCGACCGATATTCCGCAATGCTGGCATGGCCGGGCCATGACCGTGGACGTGGAAGCCAAGGCCAAGGAGCTGGCCGTGGTCAGACTCATGCATGATCTGAACGTGTAACAGCGATGTTTTTTGTCTTACAGGACTGGACAAAAGCCGCAGTCCGACTTAGCTGTATGACGTTTTCCAGATCAATTCGGGAGGATTCGGTCATGATCAACAAAAGAAGATCACCACGCAAGGCCAGTCTGGAGCGTTGCAGCGTGGAACTGTACGCATCGTCCAAAGGCCCGTTCGAGTCCCGCATCGTCAACTACAGCGACACGGGCCTGATGATCGAAATGGACCAGCCCCTGACCCGGGGAGAGCCTGTGAAAATCCTCTTCCACCCCGGAGCCGAAAACGCGCTGCGGCTCGGCGAAACCTACTGCGTAGGCATGGTCCGCTGGTGCGCCCCGCAGGAAGGTCTGTTTTCGAGCAGGTACGGAGTCGGCCTGGAAATGGCACAAGCCTCCGCCAGAAGAAAGAACTTCCGAGCGGCCTGAACGTTGTCTGATTCTGGACGTTAACGACAAATTTAAAAGACCGGATTACGGCCTGTAATTTTTTTTTGCCCCGCGCCAAACCAATCCTGACATCACCGCGAACTCATCAGAGAAACAAAGCAACCCATGACCACATGGCGATGCTTTTTCTATTCCATCACGAAGCATTTCTCCCGTCATAACTTCGAATCTCCTGGAACTGCCCGCAACCCCATACTCCGATAATTTTCCCAATCGCCTTTACGTCCGGCGAATAATCATCGTATGGGCCATCAATATACGTCCTTAAAATATTGACGGAGACAGGCCATGATCGAAATCCGGCTGGTACTGCCGAACAGGCGCGAATTCAGGCGAGACCTTTATCGACCCGGAGTCATCTCCCTGTCGAGAATCCTGTGGGGCTCCACGGGCGCGGGGCTGTTTCTGACGCTCATCGCCCTGGCCTGCGACGCCACCGGCGTCAGCGTGCTCTATCCCCCCCTGGCCGCGACCTGCTTCATCGGCGCAACCTGCACCTACCTGCGCGTGGCCCGGCCCAAATCGGTCATCGTCGGCCATTTCATCTCCGCCGTGGGCGGTCTGCTGGGCGTCGCAGCAGGCGAGGCGATGTTTGGCGGCACAGACCTTGCCATCCCCGCCAAACTCGGCCTGGCCGTCTTTTTTTCGGCCGTGTTCATGCAGATCCTGGACGCCGACCATCCCCCGGCCGCTGCCACCGCAGCCATCCCGGCCATCCTGCCGCTGCCGGTCCCGGCGGCCATGCTGCCCCTGCACATGGCCTGGGGCGCGGTCCTGGCCGTGGTCTTCACCGTGGTCTGGAACCGCGTCTGGTTCGAATGCCCGGCCCCGGACGAAGGCTGCCCACGATCATGGCTCAACCTGGGCATGGACAAGCCCGACATCGCCGGCACGGGCATCTGCGTTCTCGCGTCTCTGCTCATGTGCGCCAAACCGTGGAGCGAGGGCGTCTATACCGCAGGACTCTGGGTCATGTCGGCCGGGCTTGCCGTCATGTCCCTGCATCATTTCTTCGGCGCGCGGGTGCTGGTCGCGCGGGCGGATAAATGCCCTGCCGCAGCGCCGATATTGGGCAGATCCGGGCCCATTCCCGGGTCAAACACGAAGGAGGAGAAACATGAACAGTAAATGGATTCCCACCGTGTGTTACCATTGCAAGGCCGAATGCCCCATTCTGGCCCGGGTCGAGGACGGCGTGCTCAAGGAAATCCGGGGCAACCCCAGGGCCAGGGGCAAGGCCTGCGTCAAGGGAATGGCCGGAGTATCGCTGGAGTACAGCCCCGACCGCCTGACTCGGCCCCTGAAACGGGTCGGCAAGCGCGGCGAAGGCAAATTCGAGCCATGCTCCTGGGACGAGGCCCTGCACGCCATCACCGGGAAGCTCTCAGACCTGCGCGACCGGGGGGATGCGCACAAGCTCACGGCCAGCTTCTTCCCCCACTCCATCTCCGACCCCAAATGGCGTTTCCTGAATGCCTACGGCGGCTTCATCAACACGGCCCTGCCGCACTGCGACTCGGCCAAGATCGTGGCCTGCATCAAGGCCATGGGTGGCGTGCCCAATCATCACATCCCGCCCAACTTCGCTTCCGTGCCGAGGGGCGGGGTCGTCATCCTGGCCGGCCGCCACGCCATGGGCTGCCTTGATGACGCGGCCGTGCCCCGCGATATTTTGAACGCCAAGGATCGCGGCGCCATCCTCGTGGTCATCGACCCGATCTTCACCGCCGACGCGGCCAAGGCCGATTGGTGGATCCCCATCAGACCATCCGGGGACACCGCCCTGTTCACGGGCATGACCCATCACATCGTCATGAATGGGCTCTACAACAAGGGATTCGCTCATAACTGGATCCGCGAGGGCGACTTCGAAAAGCTCCGGGTCTATCTGGCGGACAAGACCCCCGAGGCCATGAGCAAAATCTGCGATGTCCCGGCCCAGGACATCGTGAAGCTGGCCGAGATGTGCGCCTCGGCCCCGTCCGTTGGCGTGGACAGCTTCAAGGGCATCATGCTCGGCCAGGCCCTGGACTTCGGCCATGCCTGGACCAACTTCCTGGCCGTGACCGGCAACATCGACAACCCCGGCGGCCAGCCCCTGCCCGACCTGACCCCGCTCTCCCCGGTCCTCCCGGCTCCGGCCGGCCCGGATCTGGCGGCAAAGGGGTGGCACCGCACCGGGCCGGACAAGGACACATTCGGCAAATATTCCTTCATCATGGAGCCGACCTGGTACGAAGCCCAGGCCATCAAGAACGGTGACCTGAAAGTCCTGATCACGGCGGAGTGCAACCCGGCCCTGACCGAGATGGGTCAGGAAGAATGGCGCAAAGCCGTGACCATGACGAACGACAAGGGGGAGTATCAGCTAGAAATGCTGGTCAGCTACGAGATCATGCTCTCCGATACCGCGAGGTACGCCGACTATGTGCTTCCGGACAAAAGCTACTTCGAGCGCTGGGAGCTGCTCTACATGCCGTGGTGGTACAACTTCGGCCATGGGGTGG
This DNA window, taken from Desulfomicrobium sp. ZS1, encodes the following:
- a CDS encoding PilZ domain-containing protein gives rise to the protein MINKRRSPRKASLERCSVELYASSKGPFESRIVNYSDTGLMIEMDQPLTRGEPVKILFHPGAENALRLGETYCVGMVRWCAPQEGLFSSRYGVGLEMAQASARRKNFRAA
- a CDS encoding molybdopterin-dependent oxidoreductase, translated to MTITACTLDCPDACSLVAESGVDGLRLRGNPDHPFTRGFVCPKLDVHRRRLGSPHRLRSPRLKVDGVWQDISWDEAMGLCAEKIALYRAEPRSILHVRGSGNRGVVKALSNLFFRRLGVSGLHGSLCDEAGIAACTEDFGCLRTNDISDILNTSALINWGRDLARGSVHMAAMVRALRKKGVPVVTIAPGEDTAKGFTDHFVRVRPGTDRFLAAAVLREVLRRQGIAPEVGVACRDLTGFEELLAGCGPELLEWCGATPADVALLADHYAGATPVATLLGWGLQRYSFGGQNVRFINALAMLSGQVGRSGGGTYYGLSSMANFELPWKRETAYGRTLLMPDLARELRRADPPVRMAWIECINPANQFPEAAEVARALAGLDFVVVADAFMTDTAEVADLILPVALMLEQEDVVGSFLHEYVQLSAKAVEPPAGVRTDYRILSDLGARLFPPVTLPGPEEALRQALGSPTLNVSLEELRSRGYVRSTHGPVAFEGLRFGHADGLYRLPPRLDPPMTTVDGGYPLQLLTLINRRFVHSQIPPEEQTGEPVVTVHPRTLEGLGIAPGAGWLVTELGRLAVQLAADESMHPDCAVYRRGPWGKLGGGVNRIIGFVETDMGGGGAYYEQRCRLERRDQ
- a CDS encoding molybdopterin-dependent oxidoreductase — encoded protein: MNSKWIPTVCYHCKAECPILARVEDGVLKEIRGNPRARGKACVKGMAGVSLEYSPDRLTRPLKRVGKRGEGKFEPCSWDEALHAITGKLSDLRDRGDAHKLTASFFPHSISDPKWRFLNAYGGFINTALPHCDSAKIVACIKAMGGVPNHHIPPNFASVPRGGVVILAGRHAMGCLDDAAVPRDILNAKDRGAILVVIDPIFTADAAKADWWIPIRPSGDTALFTGMTHHIVMNGLYNKGFAHNWIREGDFEKLRVYLADKTPEAMSKICDVPAQDIVKLAEMCASAPSVGVDSFKGIMLGQALDFGHAWTNFLAVTGNIDNPGGQPLPDLTPLSPVLPAPAGPDLAAKGWHRTGPDKDTFGKYSFIMEPTWYEAQAIKNGDLKVLITAECNPALTEMGQEEWRKAVTMTNDKGEYQLEMLVSYEIMLSDTARYADYVLPDKSYFERWELLYMPWWYNFGHGVALRQPVVEAPGECRHSNEVFIELGKRLCPEYFAFKDDLEYYDIQLAGLGLSVDKLQEMGGIWSPGTTGFRKYEQNGFGTPSKKVHLYWEDLKDVNQAMPRVGLAPEYEANAGEFPYILISYRTIFHQGSGQWTHNNPQLRDPIGGLMENPLLINTATAKKLGIEDGALVSVRSRTGKLKVRAKCTERIRPDCLGLHHGFGATVGRVAVLGEGVSDNILIPDAGMTLDWQDVVGGESHVSTRVTVEG
- a CDS encoding Y-family DNA polymerase gives rise to the protein MRDFYLMVDCNNFYASCERVFDPNLEGKPVVVLSNNDGCVIARSNEAKALGVVMGEPAYKREAFFSRSGVHVFSSNYALYGDMSARVMRILAGFSEKAEVYSIDECFLLLRGLSSASLLRTAKEIRRTVQQWTGIPVCVGLARTKTLAKIANRLAKKDGGDGVRLLEDEEDIDRVLQGLETGDIWGIGRKSARRLGDCGVHTALDLKGRDDDWVRRHLTVTGLRTVLELRQVPCIALEDAPPPARSLVCSRSFGTRIESLASLEEAVSAYVQRAGEKLRRKGLVAGAVQVFLETNRFQPGPQYAGSRCRALPAPTADTLALHGPALEILRDIHKPGYRYQKAGVILLDLSPAMGRQLSFLEPHGEEKTRRDRLMRIMDRINTVHGRGTLTLAASGLGKKEWHMRQERRSPSYTTSWAELPVVR
- a CDS encoding LexA family transcriptional regulator, which codes for MSNLLQLSTPSHERLEILGRAVSEPRHGTPLYLDRISAGFPSPADDYIETALDLNTYLIRNPAATFMVRVSGDSMTGAGISDGDVLVVDRSEQPAHGKIVVAVLDGELTVKRLVMKNGQTLLAPENPCYQPITVGEGQDLHVWGVVTGVVRKL
- a CDS encoding HPP family protein — its product is MIEIRLVLPNRREFRRDLYRPGVISLSRILWGSTGAGLFLTLIALACDATGVSVLYPPLAATCFIGATCTYLRVARPKSVIVGHFISAVGGLLGVAAGEAMFGGTDLAIPAKLGLAVFFSAVFMQILDADHPPAAATAAIPAILPLPVPAAMLPLHMAWGAVLAVVFTVVWNRVWFECPAPDEGCPRSWLNLGMDKPDIAGTGICVLASLLMCAKPWSEGVYTAGLWVMSAGLAVMSLHHFFGARVLVARADKCPAAAPILGRSGPIPGSNTKEEKHEQ
- the uvsE gene encoding UV DNA damage repair endonuclease UvsE: MRFGLCCLFVAEKISFRATTAKVLGAMDRKAALAKVSGICLHNADNLLLAVRAAQRLGIGAFRITSPLFPRMTHPEVGYALEDLPQAETIAARMDAVRTFAQEHDIRLSFHPDQFVVLSSPHAHVVENSVRELEYHALLAEMVGADVINIHGGGVYGDRPAALARFAETFKRLPENVAARLSVENDDVSYTVADLLPLCTKLGLPLVYDAHHHRCNPDGLGVCAATELAATTWHGREPYCHISSPREGWNANPKPHADYIDPTDIPQCWHGRAMTVDVEAKAKELAVVRLMHDLNV